The nucleotide window TGCTGGATTTCGGACTGCCGCTGGACATGCGCCAGGTTTTCGCCAAGGCGCAGGAACTGTATGGCGACAGGCAGTGGAAGCTGGCCCCCAATGAGGCTTTGGACAAACTTATGGAATTTTTCGCAGCGCGCCTGCGTAACTATTTCATGAGTCAGGGACAGGACACATTGCTGGTTGACGCTGCCCTCGGCGCGGGCTCTGCCCAGGTGAAGGAATGCGGCGCGCGCTTGAGCGCTCTGGCGGCCTTTAGCCGCGAGGCTGGTTTTGCCGAGGCCGCTCAAACTTTCAAGCGTGTGGCCAATATCTTGCGCAAGCAGGGGCAGACTGAAGAAATTCCGGCCCAATGGAAGGCGGAACTTTTGCAGGAAGACGCGGAAAAAGCCCTGGCCGCCACGCTGGATCAATTGCTGCCGAAGCTTGACCAGATGTGGACCGATCAGGACCATGCGGCTGCCCTGGCCTGCCTGAGTGAAGTGCGCCCGGCTGTGGATGCGTTCTTTGACGGCGTAATGGTTATGTGTGAAGACACGGACCTGCGGCGTAACCGTTTGGCTATGTTGCAGGCTCTGGGTGGGCGCTTTGCCCGGCTGGCTGATTTTGCGGCCTTGCAAATGTAGCTTTGTCCGTATATGTTCCATGTCCGGTTGTTCCGCGCTGCCGAAACGCAGAGCGGAACCGCCGGAATGTTTGATAAGAAAAGATATACCGCCGGAAATCCGGCACGGCGCTTGACAGCCATACGGGGCTATGCTAACAACCCGTCTTCGCGATAGCGCAATATAATTCAGAGTCTCGGCTTGCCAATGCAAGCCCAACATAGTGGAGGATACCGTGGCCAACCATAAGTCAGCCATCAAGCGTCACAGGCAGAGCTTGCAGAAGGCCGGTCGCAACCGCGCCGCCCGTACCCGCGTGAAGAACGCCATCAAACAGGTGCGCTCCGCCATCACGGCCACCGATAAGGCTCAGGCTGGTGAAGCTCTGGTGGCCGCTACTTCCGTGCTTTCCAAGGCCGCCAGCAAGGGCGCCATGCATTGGAAGAAGGCCGCGCGCAAGATTTCGCGTCTGGCCCGTGCCGTTAACGGCATCGAAGCCTAGTCGCCAAGCCTTTGAGGCAGATTTTTTCTGCCAACAGTTTATTGTTTCTTGACAACGCGCTGCGTTGCTTGTAATCACTCCCTTCGGGTGAATGCTGTTTTGAAAATTTCAACTAAGTTCGCAGATTTTCAAAAAATATTTTGAAAAAAAGCTTGACGGCGACTGCAGCTTAATATAGATTCCCCTTCGTTGCGCGCTCGTAGCTCAGCTGGATAGAGCAACAGGCTACGAACCTGTAGGTCAGGAGTTCGAATCTCTTCGGGCGCACCACTAAAGAATCAAGCCCTTACGATGAAAATCGTAAGGGCTTTTTCTGTTATGGCAGATTCTGAATAGGCCTTTCAACATCCGCCGCATTTCCGCCTGTAAGGCTGGTCGGCTTCTTATCTCCATCTCTCCTTTTCTCCGTCGTTTTCTTATCAGCGTGCATCAGGTCGAAGCAGCCATTATTTATTGAGGTTGGCAAGTGGGAGAAGCAGATAAGAAATAGGCAGGATTGGGTCTAGTTTTGCGCAGTATGTAAATGATAAGGGGTTACATAAACGTAAGCGCTGTTTTCTTGTCGCACCAGGATTCAAACTAGAACACTGGTAAATGAAAAATTCAGGGTAAAAATTCGGAACATGCTACGGCTTCTCTTTCTCTTGAATATTTGAAGACGCCGTTAAATATCCAGTTATTCCCTTGGGTATCCTGAATAATGTAAAATTAACGTAATATTCTCAGTGGTTTACCATATTAACTTGCAGGATAAGCCACAATACACGAGGCAGATGGCTGAAAAGCAGGGTGATTTTTTAAATGCCAAATCTGTAAAGCCAAAAGAGCTTCGGGGAACGGCGCAGGGCAGGAGCTATGCCCTTCTGAAAAGATTTTACCTACGGATACACAAAATTATTTATGAAACATTCCTCAAAATCTGAAGCATCTGCTCCGGAGTCCTCCAGGGCAGGTAAAAACTGGATGATTGATGACCCATCAGAGCATTATATTTCCATTCGTCAGGTCTTTTTTCTGGCAATTGCCTGCTGCTTGCTTATAGCCAATATGTACGGCGTACAGCCGATCATCAGCGACATTGCCAGCAATCTTGCAATTCCTATTAAATCAAGTGGTATTATACTTACCCTGGCACAAATTGGATACGGCGTTGGCGTGCTGTTTATCGTTCCCCTGGGTGATTCGTTTGAAAATAAACGCCTTATCCTGCTGCTGCTTTGCTGTCTGGCAATTGCACTGTTCATGGTCCATCTGGCAGCGGGAATGCTGGTGTTCTATGCCGCCATTTTTTGTGTTGGATTGTGCTCTTCAGTGGTGCAGCTGATTATTCCGTTCAGCATCGGGCTGATACGCCCCAGTCAGCGCGGACGTCTCAGTAGTATTATTGTGGCAGGGGCTGCATTGGGCATGGTGCTGGGCAGGCCAATATTCAGTTTTTTGACGGGTCTTACGGGGTGGAGGGGAGTGTATTTGATGGCGGCAGGTTCTGTTTGTGCCATCATCATCCTGTTTTATTATTCCATTCCGGCAAAAGCGTGTTTTGCGAAAAAATTATCCTATCCTGGTATTTTTGTTTCAATGGGAAAGCTCTTTGTCACAATGCCCAAGGTTCGCAGCCAGGTTTTCATGCTTTTGTGTAACTTCACCGGTTTTACACTTTTCTGGGCCAGTTTTCCCATTATGCTGGCCTCTGAACTGCAGTTTACACACAATGATATTGCCATGCTTTCGCTAGCCAGCCTTGCAGCTCCCCTCGGTGTGGTGGTGGCCGGATCGATGGCAGATAAGGGCTGGCGGTTAGCCATTATTGGCTTTGGTGCATTTCTTTGCCTGCTGGCGTTTTTAATAACGCCTCTTCTCGGGCTTGCAACAGCAACTATGTTGCTGGCTATCATTTTTATGGACTCCGGCCTTAATATATCCAACGTGTTTATTCAGCAGGCTGTACTTCTGGAAAACGCCAATGCGCGCAGCCGCCTCAACGCGCTGATTATTTCAGTGGCATTTGCAGGGGGAGCCCTGGGTTCATATTGGGGACCATATATTTACACCAACTTTGGGTGGACGCCCACGGCGCTAACCGGAAGCACGCTGTCATTGATATCACTGGGCGCGTACCTGCATATGCGCTCTGTTTATAAAAATGAAAAGTCATCAATATAAACTCAAGGAAATATACCTGTGAACAGACCATACGTTTTTTGCCACATGATGACTTCTCTGGATGGAAAAATTATGGGCTCATATATGGAAACTCGGGAAGGTGAAGTTGCAGGAGACGTATTTTACAACATCGCCTTTGGAAAAGAGCCTTACTACAAGCACCAGGGTTGGCTGTCAGGCAGGGTAACCACGGACGATAATTTCACACTGTATGAAAAACCTCTCCTGGACCAAAACGCTCCTTTGGTGGCAGCTGGCGATTATGTTGCTAGGCCTGACGCCGGCATGTTCTACGTTTCCGTTGATCCCTCTGGCAAGCTGGGCTGGAAGAAAAACGAATTGATCTATATTGACACCACAGCACACGTAATTGAGGTGCTGACAGGTAAGGCCAGCAATGCCTACAAAGCTTTTCTGCGTGACCTTGGCATCTCTTACATTATCGCAGGTGAGGGGGCTTTGGATTACGCCCTCGCCCTGAAGAAATTAAAAAATCTGTTTAATATTCAGACACTGATGCTCGGTGGAGGCGGGGTTTTAAACTGGTCTTTCATACAGGCCGGAATGTGTGATGAGCTTAGCGTCGTTGTTGCACCTGTTGCGGACGGTTCTTCGGCAACGCCTGCACTGTTTGAAGCAAGAGACGGGTTTTCGATCAGCAATCCTGTTGGTTTTACGCTCAAAAGCGCAAAAGTGAAAAGTGGGGGCAGCGTATGGCTGCGCTATACCGTGAATAATCAAAGAGATGAATGAACCATCTGATATGCCTGAACGTAATTCACATAGATGATGTGAAATTGCCGTAGAGAGGGCTTGGGCAAACGCCGTAACGCGCGTGTACTAAACTTTAAGAATATGTATTCTCGAGGTTAATCACCTCTAGCTACAAAATTATCCCTTATCAATATCCGTATTGAAGGCGTATGAACTGCCAATAGTGTTGAGCGTGTGGGTATCTGTCAGGCGGTCATATCGTCCTGCTGCTCCAGAAGCGTCAGAATGCGGGCAACCAAGCCTGCATAGGCTGGGTCGTCTCTTCGCCGGGGGCGGGGCAACTCCACAGCAAACCTGTCCACAATGCGCCCTGGATTGGTGCCCATAACAATGATTTCGTCCGCAAGGTAGACGGATTCATCCACACTGTGCGTGACGAACACGATTGTCTTCCGGCTTTGTTCCCAAACTTCAAGCAGCCTTTTTTGCAGCGTAATGCGCGTAAACGCGTCAATGGCTCCAAAGGGTTCGTCCATAAGCAGCACGTCAGGCGCGTTGGTCAGGGCACGCGCAATGGCCACCCTTTGCCGCATGCCGCCGGAAAGCTCATGTGGCATGGCCAGCGCGAATTTCTCAAGCCCCACCATGCCAAGATAGCGGCGTGCCTCCTGCTCGCGCTGATCCTTGCCCATGCCGTTGAATTGCAGTCCAATCCCCGTATTATCAAGCACATTCAGCCAGGGAAAAAGCGAATATTCCTGAAAAACCATGCCGATTTGCCGGCACGGGCCTTGCCGCTGTTCGCCACGAAAGCGAATTTCTCCCTGTTCACAGGGGCTCAGGCCAGCCATCATGCGCAGCAGGGTTGATTTCCCGCAGCCAGAAGGCCCAACTATGCAGACAAAGCGCGCGTGCTCCACCGTCATATTAACGTGGTGCAGGGCTTCAATGGGGCCGCTTTTGGTCACAAAAGTTTTTGATACGTCAGCGACCACGAGTTCTGAATGCAGTAAGGCAGCGTCCATTACTTTGTCAGTCGTTTCCATACAAACTTCCTGTCTTCGTAGAGCCTGAATAATCTGTCCAGCAACGCCCCGACAAGCCCGATACTTATCATGCCCGCTATAACGACGTCCGTTCGGCCCACGGTGTAGGCGTGAGTAATAAGATACCCCACGCCTGAAAGGCTGCCCGGCAACATCTCGGCTGATACAAGACACATCCAGGACACGCCAAGGCCAATGCGCAGGCCATTGATGATGGATGGCGCGGCGTATGGGAGCAGCACCTTGCGGAAAATATCTATCTGACTGGCCCCCAGAACCCTTGCCGCATCCGTAAGTGTTTGCGGCACCATGCCCACGCCGTGTATGGCGCTGGTGAGTATGGGATAAAACCCGCCGATGAAAATGATAAAAATCATAGATACTTTGATATTATGAAAATATGGATATGCGGCCCCGATAGGCACGGAAAAAACGTCGGCCAGGCTCAGCATGCCAAACCACGCCAGTACCAGGGGAACCCAGGCCAGAGGAGGGATGGAGCGAAACAGGCCAAGAAACGTATTAAGGGCGGTATTTACGTCGGGCTTGTAGCCCATGATGATTCCAAGCGGAACAGCCAGAAGCACCGCAATGATGTATCCCGCAAAAACCCGCGCCAGACTTATAAGCGTGTTGGCAGGCAGGGTACCCATTGAAATGACGTCATCGCTGGGGCTGGACAGCAGGCTCCAGACCTGCGGAATACCCGGCAGAATAATGTCGTTTTTCACCACATGGGCCATCAGGTGCCATAAGAGTAAAAATAACAGCGGAAATACGAGTGGAAGAAAAAATGCTTTAATATTTTTCATTGGTTATGACCGCAAGATGAAAGCGTGCATGCAGTATAGCTCTCGGGCCGGGCCGCGTGGCTTCAAGCAGCTTTCACCCTTTTTAGTCTGCCCCGGCGTGCAGCCGCAAACCGGGGCAGACAATGGATAAGGCTTATTTACCGTTCAGAAATTGTGGGTCCACAAGAAGGCTTTCTGCCTCTTTAAAGGTTTTATCCTTCAAAGCGCCCTTGAAGTATCCGGCCTTGTTCAGGTCGTTCAGGTAGCCGTCTGCACCTTCTTTCCAGCCGTCAGTAAAGCTTTGTAAAAAGCGGAGGTTGGAATTCTTGCCGATCTCTTCCGGCAGGCCTATCCATTTGGAGCCAAGAATTCCGGCGCGCTGCGGGTCTTCATTGCACCAGCGGCCAATTCCGGCCATAAGCTTCACAAAATCCCGCACCAGTTCAGGGTGCGTGGCAATGACCTCGTCGCGCGCGGCGATAACGCAGCAGGGGTAGTCTGTCCACTTGCCTTCAGGCGGAAGGTTGCGGAGCATGCTGATATCGCAGCCAGCGCCTTTGCCTGCGGCTGTCTGGGGAAAGGGCTCCGGCCCGACCACCGCGTCAACCTGTTTGCTGCTCAGGGCGGGAATGAGGTTGGCCATGCCCTTCAGGTCTACCAGAACCACTTGCGCCTTCTGGTCCAGCGGGTTGCTCGTGTAGGTGATGCCCTCTGATTTGAGCGCGCTCTCAAGAATTATGATGGGCGCACTGCTGGGCGAGTGGTAGCCGATGCTCACAGGTTTGGACGATTTTTTGATGTAGGCAACAAATTCCTGCCACGTTTTGGCGGGAACATCGTTGGATACAACCACGCCGCCACTGGCCAGAACCAGAGGGGACACAATCTTGATGGGGATGTTTTTGTCGATGCCGGCCATAATGGCGGTTATGGAAGCGAGGCCGATATCAAGCTGCTTCTGGGCGAACAAGGTCGCAGTTTCCGAGCCGCTTTTGATAACAACAATATCAAGCACCGCCACGGGCTTGCCGTCTTTCATGAGCTGATACTTTTCTTTGGGCACTATGGGCTGCATCCACATGCCTTCAACAGGCAGCTTTTCGCCCATATCCATAGCGGCCATGAGGGGCGTATGGTTGGTGGTAAAAATGTAGCCGACTTTCAGTCGGGGCAGTTCCGCCGCCTGCGCGGCAACACCAAGGGCGAGCAAAAGCGCTGTTGCCAGCATTTTACCAAACAGGGTGCGCATAGTACCTCCATCAGTTTTTTGTGCTTAATGAGAAAATTCTTGTTACATCCTTGGCAAATATATTTGCACAGTGTTTCAGTCACATCGGTCTGCCGCTGTGATCTGTTGGCAAGCGGGGCAAGTATGGCCTTATTGCCTACTGACCGTATTCATGAGCCTTGGGCGGTTCCTGCGCTTGCATTTGTGCCTGCGCCCGAGGCTGAGCGCCACAGATGTCGTCAAGCTGGCCATCCTCGCCCAGAAGGCCCAGGGCGTCAGCACGGCAGCGCGTACAGTGGCGCATCTGGGGAATCACTTCGCCAGCCTCAGCCCGGATGCTGTGCATCAACTGCGCCGAGGGCGAAGAGGTGAGGGCAAAGCGTGTATTCGCCACAGGCAATAAGGGGATGCTGTTCATGAGGTCTGCTCCCCAGGCGGCGACGGCTTTGGCTATGTCAGACATGTGCGCATCATTTACGCCGGGTATGACCACCGCGTTCACCTTGACGGTGACACCCAGTGATTTAAGCAGGCGTATTCCTATTTTCTGCCTTTCGAGCAAGAGGGCTGCCCCCTGCCGCCCGGACAGGCGCTTACCGCCGTCATCGACCCAGTTATAGATGGCTGCACCCACGTCGGGTCTGACCGCATTGACGGTTACCGTCACATGCCCGACGCCGAGGCCGGCCAGGGTTTGCGCGTGCAGCGGCAACGCCAGCCCATTGGTGGACAGACAAAGCAGAATGCCGGGCAGCGCCTTGCGCAGCTCTGCAAGAGTTTTTAGGGTTGGAGCGGCATTGGCCAGAGGATCGCCAGGGCCAGCAATACCAATGACACTCAGGTGCAGCATGCGGGCCACAGCACGCAGGGCCGCGTCCACAGCCTCATCGGGAGTGAGCAGGCGCGCCGTCACACCGGGGCGGGATTCGTTAACGCAGGAATAGCGGCGGTCGCAAAATCCGCATTGCACGTTGCAGCTTGCCGCCACGGGCAGATGCGCCCGGCCAAATGCGCGGTGCGCCTCCGGGTTGAAGCAGGGGTGCCGCGCACTGTCTGGCTGGTGTATGCTCATTCCTTGCCCCTTGGCTTCAGGCCAAACCGTATGCAGTCTTTGGGGCACGATCCTACGCAGTCACCGCAGTTGGTGCAGTTTTCTTCGTCCGGCCTGGTACGCATGAGGCAAACCTTGCGGCATTTGTCGCAGTCATTGCATTCGGACGTTTTGTAAAAGCGAAAGAGGGTAAAACGCCGCACCAGTTCAAGGGCTGCGCCAAAGGGACAGGCAAAACGGCACCAGCACATGACGATGCCCAATCCCAGCGCGAGGATGCCCACTGTAAGCACAAAGCGCAGTTGCCACATGGGAAAGGCATGCTCCCATGTGAGCCATACCGAGGGCCAGAATTCACCTACGCGCAGGGGCACATTCACCCGTGGCTGGCCCAGGGCGAACCATGCCAGCAGCGCAGCGGCCAGCATAAGATATTTGGCCCACCTGTAGTTGCGCACGCCCACGGGGTTGGGGCCGAATTTGAAGGGGTTAAGCGCCAGAACGCGGTTGGTCAGGGCTCCCGGGCAAAGCCAGCCGCAAAAAGCCCTGCCGAAGAAAATAGCCACAGCCAGCCAGACGCCCCAAAATCCCCAGAACAGGCGGGATAATTGACCAGGGCAGGCCATGACAGGGCAGTTCTGGCAGCTGACAAAAGGAACTACAAAGGGGCAACGAAATACGCCGTACAGGCCCCACTCGCCAATGAAAATAGTGGAAATGACGAGCACGGCCCTGTTACACCAATGGAGCGCCCGTAGTCTGCGGCTGGGGCGGGCAACTATTTCATGCAACATCTTTTACCCCCAGCTTTTCAATCAGCTCCTGTCCCTTGGGAGAAAGGGATGTGTAAAATCCGGCCTTTTCAAAAAATTCCTGCCCCTGCGGGCTTGTCAGCCAATCGATGTAGGCAACGGCCCTGTCTTTGTCTGCCGCGTCTGCCATAAGGCCCACAGTAAACGTCAGTGGCCCGGCGGGGAAAAACTTTTCGGGAATTTCCACGGCCTCCAGCTGATTGGCAAAACGTTCCATACGGCAGATGCGCCGTTCAACAATCATCGCGTCAGCGCTGCCAGTGGCGACGTCCTTTACAGACCTTTGCACACAGGTTCCCTGTTCCGGCACGTTGGCCAAAACCTTTGGGGTCAGATCAGCTGCTTTGAGTATGCCCATAACAGCCTGACCGCCGGGGGCGGAGGCTTCCTTTGCCATAGCCACGCGCACGCCGGGCCGGGCAAGGTCTTCAATGCCGCTGATATTGGCGGGGTTGCCCTTGGGTACAGCGATGACATAGCTCGTAAAGCACAGGGGCTTGAAATATATCATCTTGCCAGCCTTGCGCAGGTTCTGTGCAAGAGCGAGCACACGTCCGGCAAAAACTTCGGTATGCCCGCTGCCGGTAAGCAAGGACTTGCCAAGGGCAGCGGCAAAAGCTCCTGTATAAACAATGTCGACGCCAGATTGCCGCGTATACTCCGCGTGCGCCGGGCACATAGCTTCTGCAAGCCCGCCGCATGACCATACCTGCAACGTTCCACCGTTTGCGGCCCTTGCAGCCTGCGGACTTATGAGCGCCGCCCCGGCTGCGCCCAGTGCCAGCGATTTGATGAAACCGCGCCGCCCATTTCCTTTTGTATCCATACCAGCCTCCCTCAAAGGATTGAGAAATCATAATCTGCATGCTTGCGTGCAGGCAGCCATACTTGCCTTGCAACAAGACATGTCTGTTGCATCTGTAGCTTCGCACCAAACTGATTTTGCCATACCGAAAATTTGTATTGGCGCTCTGCCGATACTGTTCTTTTCAACAGAAAGTCTGCCGCGCTGCGCCACCCCGGTTTGTTTTCGTTGTTGCAAGCAAGTGCGCAACAGAGAGATATGACAGAAAAAATTGTCAAAATAAAAAAAAGTTCCGCATGATTATGCGAAACTTGCGCTGCGAAATATGGTTGTGGCAACCCTGTCAGGCAGGGCGGAAATGGTAGGATTATGTGCTGGCCCTGCGTGAAGGATAATGCGAGACAACCTGCCCCACAGCGCCGCAACGTCAGGTGCCACCACTGGTGAGTTTGCCCTGCTGCATATGGCGCGCAACAGGAAAAGCCCGGTGGGAGCTAGAAAGATTCAGTACAATTGGTGTGCTATGCAATTTCATGCCATTAGAACGTACTTTGTTTTTTTGCAGGCAAAGCGCAAAAAATCTGTTTGCAATATTTTTGATTCAGCAGGTTATTTTTCGATAATGGTAGTGTGAAAACAAAAATGCATCAAGGGTAATGTGCGCAGGAGATCATTGTCATCTTGCAGGAAAATATTTTTCCAACGTGCAAAAGTGGATGATTGGCAACGAACCTGTGCCTTTGTAAGATTGTAAAAATAATGTGCTCCCTCGCAATCAGTTTTAGCAAGGGAGCACATGTTGCCTTATGGGGGGAGTATCTGAATGTTTGCAGCTTTTTTGTGCGCCCTTCGGCGGCTGCGGCAAATTTTTGTTAAAATCGGCTTACATGCCGTTTTGGCAAATAGAAAAAATGCTTTGGGGCTGCCCTGAATCAGCCTGCGTTTGGTTCATCAAGACTTTCGTGGCTGGGGGTTGTTGCGCTGGCTTCCTGAGCACTTTCACGCGCAAAAACGAGCCAGTGGAACAACCCCACAAGTACGCCGCCGCCAAGTATGTTGCCCAGCGTCACCGGAATAAGATTTTTCAGCACAAAGTTTTCCCAGGTGAGCAAAGAGAGGGTGTTAACCGGGTCCGCCAGTTTGGCCGCCACTTCGGGGGGCATCATGCCACTGCAAAGTATGCCGATGGGGATCATGAACATGTTGGCGATACTGTGCTCAAATCCACATGAAATAAACAAGCCCACGGGAAAAAGACAGGCGGCCATCTTGTCAAAAAGCGAGCGCCCAGAGTAGCCCATCCAAACGCCAAGGCAGACCATCAGATTGCACATGACCCCAAGAAAGAGGGCCTCGGTGAAGGTGTACGTCAGTTTGTATTCAGTGGTTTTGATATAATAAAGGGCAATGCTGCCGCCGTCTTTCCAGGGGTGCCCGCTAAGAAGAATGAGGGCCACCAGCGCAATAGCGCCAATAAAGTTTCCCGCATAAACAACGCCCCAGTTGGAGAACATCTGCCGCCAGGTGATCTTGCGGCTGGCGCGCGGAACAAGCGTCATAGTGGTTGAGGTGAAAAGGTCGCCGCCCAACACCACAACAAGCATAAGACCAAGACTGAATACAAGCCCGCCAACAATTTTTCCTGCCCCGGTAACGTTTGCCACGGCGCAATATACAAAGCCCAGCCCGATGAACAGGCCCGCCATCACTGCCAGCAAAAAAGCCTGACGAGGAGGCCTTGTCGCCTTGATTATCATTGTTTCCACAACCTTGCCGTACATCTGGCGAGGATTCAGCGCTTCAAAAGACGCTCCAGTCATGAACGTTCTCCTTTGGGAGGAATCAGGTTGGCAAGACGTTTAAGGCGATAGAAGAATCAAAATGGATGTCAAAAAGTTCGCCACCATAAACCAGTCGCGAATAATTTTCCATAATGGTCTTGCGAACGCATATATAATGATGTGTGTAATTTATAATATTATTTTTATTTTGTTTATCATTGTGGGTAGTTTTCGTATATAAATTTTTATAATGTTATTATTGTCTTATTATATGTAGTTAATAATTAAGAATTGGCTATGGCGCTTCAAAATTTTTGTTTATATACTGTTTAATGGTGTTTTTAATGTCGATATATTTTTATAATAATAAAATAGTAGGCTTATTTCTGCCGTTAGTTTGCTTTTTTGCTCCAGCATGGATCGTACTGGAAAGATTAAAAAATATGAAAACCAGGTTTTTGTGTTTTTTATGACGAAATGAGAAAATTTTGTTTTATCTGCGGGTTGGGAGGGCAGGCATACTCAAGTCTTTTGTGGACTGAAAAGGCACTTTGCTGCCGCGAGCCACGGTGTAAAAAGATCAAAACAGGCTTGCTTTGAACCTGTGTGATGTCTGAAAAGCGCGGCCTGTAAAGGCTTCGTGTCAAACCGCAATATTTTTGTAATTTAGTGAATAGAATAAGTTTTTTTGTAAGGGGAGTGAGGATCGGCCCTTTTGCAAAAGGGCTGCTCCTTACAAACTAACTGAAGGTGCTACGGATTTGCATGGCTATGGAGGCTTTCAAATGGCTGTATTACGT belongs to Desulfovibrio intestinalis and includes:
- the rpsT gene encoding 30S ribosomal protein S20; its protein translation is MANHKSAIKRHRQSLQKAGRNRAARTRVKNAIKQVRSAITATDKAQAGEALVAATSVLSKAASKGAMHWKKAARKISRLARAVNGIEA
- a CDS encoding MFS transporter, which translates into the protein MKHSSKSEASAPESSRAGKNWMIDDPSEHYISIRQVFFLAIACCLLIANMYGVQPIISDIASNLAIPIKSSGIILTLAQIGYGVGVLFIVPLGDSFENKRLILLLLCCLAIALFMVHLAAGMLVFYAAIFCVGLCSSVVQLIIPFSIGLIRPSQRGRLSSIIVAGAALGMVLGRPIFSFLTGLTGWRGVYLMAAGSVCAIIILFYYSIPAKACFAKKLSYPGIFVSMGKLFVTMPKVRSQVFMLLCNFTGFTLFWASFPIMLASELQFTHNDIAMLSLASLAAPLGVVVAGSMADKGWRLAIIGFGAFLCLLAFLITPLLGLATATMLLAIIFMDSGLNISNVFIQQAVLLENANARSRLNALIISVAFAGGALGSYWGPYIYTNFGWTPTALTGSTLSLISLGAYLHMRSVYKNEKSSI
- a CDS encoding dihydrofolate reductase family protein yields the protein MNRPYVFCHMMTSLDGKIMGSYMETREGEVAGDVFYNIAFGKEPYYKHQGWLSGRVTTDDNFTLYEKPLLDQNAPLVAAGDYVARPDAGMFYVSVDPSGKLGWKKNELIYIDTTAHVIEVLTGKASNAYKAFLRDLGISYIIAGEGALDYALALKKLKNLFNIQTLMLGGGGVLNWSFIQAGMCDELSVVVAPVADGSSATPALFEARDGFSISNPVGFTLKSAKVKSGGSVWLRYTVNNQRDE
- a CDS encoding ABC transporter ATP-binding protein translates to METTDKVMDAALLHSELVVADVSKTFVTKSGPIEALHHVNMTVEHARFVCIVGPSGCGKSTLLRMMAGLSPCEQGEIRFRGEQRQGPCRQIGMVFQEYSLFPWLNVLDNTGIGLQFNGMGKDQREQEARRYLGMVGLEKFALAMPHELSGGMRQRVAIARALTNAPDVLLMDEPFGAIDAFTRITLQKRLLEVWEQSRKTIVFVTHSVDESVYLADEIIVMGTNPGRIVDRFAVELPRPRRRDDPAYAGLVARILTLLEQQDDMTA
- a CDS encoding ABC transporter permease, whose product is MAHVVKNDIILPGIPQVWSLLSSPSDDVISMGTLPANTLISLARVFAGYIIAVLLAVPLGIIMGYKPDVNTALNTFLGLFRSIPPLAWVPLVLAWFGMLSLADVFSVPIGAAYPYFHNIKVSMIFIIFIGGFYPILTSAIHGVGMVPQTLTDAARVLGASQIDIFRKVLLPYAAPSIINGLRIGLGVSWMCLVSAEMLPGSLSGVGYLITHAYTVGRTDVVIAGMISIGLVGALLDRLFRLYEDRKFVWKRLTK
- a CDS encoding ABC transporter substrate-binding protein, giving the protein MRTLFGKMLATALLLALGVAAQAAELPRLKVGYIFTTNHTPLMAAMDMGEKLPVEGMWMQPIVPKEKYQLMKDGKPVAVLDIVVIKSGSETATLFAQKQLDIGLASITAIMAGIDKNIPIKIVSPLVLASGGVVVSNDVPAKTWQEFVAYIKKSSKPVSIGYHSPSSAPIIILESALKSEGITYTSNPLDQKAQVVLVDLKGMANLIPALSSKQVDAVVGPEPFPQTAAGKGAGCDISMLRNLPPEGKWTDYPCCVIAARDEVIATHPELVRDFVKLMAGIGRWCNEDPQRAGILGSKWIGLPEEIGKNSNLRFLQSFTDGWKEGADGYLNDLNKAGYFKGALKDKTFKEAESLLVDPQFLNGK
- the nifB gene encoding nitrogenase cofactor biosynthesis protein NifB — translated: MSIHQPDSARHPCFNPEAHRAFGRAHLPVAASCNVQCGFCDRRYSCVNESRPGVTARLLTPDEAVDAALRAVARMLHLSVIGIAGPGDPLANAAPTLKTLAELRKALPGILLCLSTNGLALPLHAQTLAGLGVGHVTVTVNAVRPDVGAAIYNWVDDGGKRLSGRQGAALLLERQKIGIRLLKSLGVTVKVNAVVIPGVNDAHMSDIAKAVAAWGADLMNSIPLLPVANTRFALTSSPSAQLMHSIRAEAGEVIPQMRHCTRCRADALGLLGEDGQLDDICGAQPRAQAQMQAQEPPKAHEYGQ
- a CDS encoding 4Fe-4S binding protein, with protein sequence MLHEIVARPSRRLRALHWCNRAVLVISTIFIGEWGLYGVFRCPFVVPFVSCQNCPVMACPGQLSRLFWGFWGVWLAVAIFFGRAFCGWLCPGALTNRVLALNPFKFGPNPVGVRNYRWAKYLMLAAALLAWFALGQPRVNVPLRVGEFWPSVWLTWEHAFPMWQLRFVLTVGILALGLGIVMCWCRFACPFGAALELVRRFTLFRFYKTSECNDCDKCRKVCLMRTRPDEENCTNCGDCVGSCPKDCIRFGLKPRGKE
- a CDS encoding substrate-binding domain-containing protein; the protein is MDTKGNGRRGFIKSLALGAAGAALISPQAARAANGGTLQVWSCGGLAEAMCPAHAEYTRQSGVDIVYTGAFAAALGKSLLTGSGHTEVFAGRVLALAQNLRKAGKMIYFKPLCFTSYVIAVPKGNPANISGIEDLARPGVRVAMAKEASAPGGQAVMGILKAADLTPKVLANVPEQGTCVQRSVKDVATGSADAMIVERRICRMERFANQLEAVEIPEKFFPAGPLTFTVGLMADAADKDRAVAYIDWLTSPQGQEFFEKAGFYTSLSPKGQELIEKLGVKDVA
- the focA gene encoding formate transporter FocA, encoding MTGASFEALNPRQMYGKVVETMIIKATRPPRQAFLLAVMAGLFIGLGFVYCAVANVTGAGKIVGGLVFSLGLMLVVVLGGDLFTSTTMTLVPRASRKITWRQMFSNWGVVYAGNFIGAIALVALILLSGHPWKDGGSIALYYIKTTEYKLTYTFTEALFLGVMCNLMVCLGVWMGYSGRSLFDKMAACLFPVGLFISCGFEHSIANMFMIPIGILCSGMMPPEVAAKLADPVNTLSLLTWENFVLKNLIPVTLGNILGGGVLVGLFHWLVFARESAQEASATTPSHESLDEPNAG